The nucleotide sequence ttgaaaatgacggggtcagaaattgaagcttacacaAAAAGGTCTaacgagctggccatcctgtgtccaactatggtggaccctcctatcaagcgtattgagttgtatctcaaggggctagcGCCAAAAATTCAAAGtcacgtgacatcggccaaccttgataatatccaggatattcaacgtcttgctcatcgcctcacagatcaggcagtggaacagaacaggctgcctaaacgtatcagtgctactgatgctactacttccgctattcccagtgataacaagcggaaatgggatggggattccagcaagggttcagctacagctcagtctcaggttcagcaacgcaagactgataactaccagagccctggtcagcaatctttgGGTAATgaaagacagggtggatatcgaggaactagtgtaggctctctacactacttgttttattttggttgtgaatatataaaatcaccggggtaaccctttacccaaaaaaaacgtGTTGGGCCTTTAACGGGCCTCGGCgaaactgggccggcgaaacacatcCGTTTCGTCGGGATTGGGGTGACGAAACAAACTCTTATTTCATCGTGATTGGTTATGGCGAAACTCaatctgtttcgtcgagttgaCTGATGGCGGAACACTTTGTTTCGTTGGGTCTCATTTCAACAGTTATGCAAGTCAAACAGTCAAGCAACTAACATGATTAAGCACATATCATATCAAACCAATGTCTCATATAATAATTcagtgtacaattacaagtcaaacaatcaaacaactaaCAGTCAACGAGCAATTAATGCGAacatggaatcttggaaactcgagttgtcacacacggGGGCGggctgacctggacacggccccgtgtctggaagctgtcttatggagtttctccattttctaaggaacttatttacatcgggtggttccttactggttggaacaaccccaaagtgcctaagataccttaattgctctagactaagacgagaacgcaagaggttgtcggtgagggtaattcctatgtttattttaggtggacaagtccaacccttttccgggctctcgttaaagaaggtatatgccgaatcgctcaggtctatgtatgcaccgaacgaagtcgatggagagtccatcacggcacaatcggcacagggacgactatcatCCACGTCTTTGCTAGAAATGAAGGTAAGATTGGAAACAACGAGGTTGTTTTCATGCGATCCTAACTCTTCTTCTTGGTTATCGTCTTGGGATGAATCAATGAAATCCTTCCAaagctcttttaaccaattaagaattagatttTCTAATTGAattaactcgtcaaggagcatttctcctagaatatccggttgggcgcactcgagggagagatagtgattatttttactttcgcccctcttaaagTTATAGGGAGACGATGGGTCTaaatagtggggcttataatttagaaaataacattctaattctttatggttgccgccacataatcgacaccacgtaccataagagtgccgaaagtaaaaagaattaccatcactcatgtttgtgtcagaaattaccaaccgccgagatctaacggttctgttttcagtaactggatcttgggcacgggggcatgttgagtgagcacggccccgtgttcagcttactgtctgacttaaaacaagattgccagttccaatgattgggcacggggcgtgttcagcgggcacggcccgtgctgagctctgcagaggCTGAAAAActagaaaaaatcctaaaaaaaataaaaagaaaataaaaaaatgattaggccgttgattcctaactttcttaaaatccttgtgtccccggcaacggcgccaaaaaaacttgatgcgtgctagtgtgtatatgttttaagtatatattttaagccctttttacactttttagccaagttttaaatttataaaacacgatatttactaacactacacacacatattgtgacaaccctcaaattcacatgtattccgtacaatttactaatgataattaaagtgcttgacgactgtgttgaattacttaactgctttctgatatctgtgatATGCTTACAAgcgcttgttaacatactagtagtatgcagaaaagtcactaaatagtccgttataatttcctaagtgttagaaaataaaaacgttacaaaaatatacatgtatgacactttttttttgggtaaagggttaccccggtgattttataacatataaaaaaaaaacaagtagaAGGCTGAAAATACCCCCTAGTTCTCTGAGTGACATACCACATCAGAGTTCAACCAAGAAAAACAACCAAAAGAAAACCAATTACATGAAACACAAGAAACAAACATTGGTCTTCAATCTTCATCCAAGAATTCTTCCTTTTCCATCTTCCACTTTTCCAAAAACCGTTTGACATTTGAATTTTGCTTGTATTTGAACGAGATCAGCTTTGTTCTTACCGTGCTAATAACAATATCAGCCGTCTTCTCTGGAGGTCTTAATCGATTACTAAAAAATCTAGCGTTTCGTTCACTCCAAATGACATAAGCTGCAGCCGCCACTACCAATCTTCCAGCCACCGAAACAACCGTCTTCGACTTTGCCCTGGAGATCAGCCATTCCGAAATGTCCTCCCATGAATCCATAATCATATCCATGTCTACTTTCAGTCGAACCTTATGCCATACTGATGACGAGTATGGGCATTCAAAAAACAAGTGCTCATGTGTTTCTAATCCAGCGTGACATAACAAGCAACACATCAGATTCATAGAGCCCGTAACTACGTGATTCCACTTCAAAATCCTGTCTTGAGTCCAAAGTTTCTTTTTAAAAATAAGCCAACACATGAACGAATGTTTAGGAATATTGTACGAGGACCAAACAACTTTCGACCACCTAATCGGCTGGTCACGGATCCGGATAGTATCCCACACTTCTCTAGACGTGAACGGAACAAGCTTTTCTTCAGAATTCTTCCATAACACCCTATCTTGCATGTTAGTTAGCGTTAGACGCTGAAGTTGAAACAAGTTCGGATATTGACTCCTCCATTCTTCCGGCCAATCCCATCGACCATCAATAAACGCTTCCGTTACTATTGACTTAACTGAAAACCCATAGCGAGCCAATTGACGAGGAGTAACAACATGATATAACAGGCATTCATTCGACCATTTATCAAACCACAAGTAAGTATTTTGCCCATTACCAATCTTTTTCCACAAGTGATCCCGAAAAACATCCCTGCATCTCATTAATCTTTTCCATCCCCATGTTGAACTGGGTTGAATCGGAATGTCCCAGAGACTACGACCACGAAGTCTATATAAAGACACCCATTTAGTccataactgtcacaccccgaccacgtaaaacaacaaaatgtggcggaaacgtcggggagtgttgtaacagaatcattgtttcacaaccatggattaaatagttttgttttattgaattattgaattcaatgttttggtacaatttaaaataaaacaaataattgtttctcagttttaagtcgctaaggcacaagtccatcctatgtgtagcgtgcatcaacaatcatcacatagcagtacctgaaacatatatgaaaatatggtacgtcagcataaaaatgcctgtgagtaacataggattttgtgtattagattcatggctttagatagtatgagaaaaggttttatgtttttcaaaatagccatgaatctaatgtaaaagttttgtttctgaaaatgtgtcgttttggaaaacgggtttatagtatagacaaaaatatactttggttttcaaaagtttgtacaaatagtatatcatagtatactttagttttgaaatagttaaatggatagtatatcaaaatatactttagtaattaaaataatagtttcggtagtatatctcaagtatactttagtttaagaataaaagtattggtagtatatcaaattatactttggtttgtaaatagcatatcaattatgctttggtttaaaagtagcatatcaactatgctttagatagtatatcaaaatatactttagtttaaaataacaaagtaggtagtatatcaaactataccttggaaaatagtagcatatcaaactatgctttggatagtatatcaaaatatactttagtttaaaataacaaagtaggtagtatatcaaactatactttggaaaatagtagcatatcaaactatgctttggatagtatatcaaaatatactttagtttaaaataacaaagtatgttaaaacatatgttggattttgtacttagtatatcaaaatatactttggtatatcacatttgagagcacatcaaactgtacttttgtagtatatcgacatatacaaagagagtgtgatttggtattcaacaaagccttagtgtatcaaactacactttggagactatagaaataccacgaaggcaatttctatttggtttaaatttggtttctgacattccatacaacaggaatggggtgtctagtcctatagcgctatatcatactaccaatcggctgggtgaatgtataaaaatggtacaatccaacaatttgtttattaagttttggaaaaatcagtgtttaaaccataggaaatcgtttaatttgtcaaaagaatgtgtactaaacatgtataatcatgtagtttaaaatcaggaaaataacagataggcatatatgtttcaccccaaaacatttgaaacagtaaaagaggggactatgtactcacttgagattgcaagtatccttgattaagtgtcctaacaaagctcgggaaatcaaggaatcaagtggcacctagtatggatcactatgttaaacaatcggatcctaaatcggaagataggatagaatgacgttctataaatcaaatgagtattgcaactcatatggcatgatttaatagacctaacattctgattggaaggcctacctaagtgcttttgacccgtttcgacacattatggtaacataagccactataatgcgtcgtttgcgtaaaactaggttcggatggttaactatgtgctatgtcaagtcttacatgcccaattatccctaaacatgttactaattcagattatatgttgaaaatatgttcacataatcaaaatacggattttagcttcaaaagggcattttggtcatttcctatgggcatacaagctaactagcatacgactaaccaatcctatgtgatcataaggtataacctcagtggttattccctatgaatctatgatcacttactaagcttggtcggatcctaaagatcgaccaaatgggtcgggttcggaaggctaagcggttgtttagaccgcttaccttacgaccctaaacaagcactaatctaatagtgtcgagttaaacatgtcaaaacatgtctaacctagtgatttggtatcaaaacaaagtgttttgataccctaaagtagttccgttgcaaaatgcgtgctaaaacgcattttgaccgaaactttgactcgacactacaactagataacgtggtaatcagcggttataatcgcgaaggattataactatcgtgattacaatcacgtgtcaaagttcaattgtactttgacttgaccaattgatggtcaaaaccgaaagtcaaactgttggccaaacgtttgactttctgcactacataaggaaaaagcaaataaaagaatgaaagaaggctcacaatagtccttgctatcttttctacaaagaagacaagtcccaaaaagcttagaagagagctccaaagcagattagAGAGGAGAAGAATGAGGTATGAGCATGGAATGaatgaagttgatggctatttatacttgtggtgagttaataggatcatcacaagtgttttgcttggtcattaagcattaatcctagccatacatgtgttacaagctgattagaagccttggtgaacacacaaacttgcccaccacacaaagaaattgcacaaacagcccctgaatttgcaaacagatgctgaaaatgaactttctgcccagatgaggcactcgcgtagcgcgacggcataggccttagggctcgcgctacgctacggtgtgCCTGATACAGCAAAGTTTcacaaaatggcagaaatggtccctgcacgcgtttaaagcctttttcgatgcgtttaaaccccgttaacctcatttcaaggctctaaaatgaagttaaagcataggagactcaaaacatgctcaaaaatatctcggatgtcagttcgtttggtcgtacgatcgcgttgttcggttaattacgacggaagtcgtaacgaacgcaaaaatcgacccaaattaagcgacgaatggaatttttgcatggcgatcactaaaataaaaatattttagtgtgtacaaaaattttggatgtccagatgtgtccagaacgtaagatatgcgcgaaaatgcaaacttacgccgtttttgacacttttagtccctgaaagatcacataagcatgttttcgcacaccgaaccactcaaagcttgtttctaagctatgattaggttatatatggtatgtttaacttatgatcaagttccggactattcgttaccttacgaatcggtatagtttcgcagttttacgcaattagtccctgcgatcgaataaacttgtttttgccataccaaaccttccaaaacttatttctaagttatgtaaaggtcatttaaggtatgttaagtctatttcactattccggagtgtttgtcgcgttaaactgattacgtttacgcaccagtgcgcgtataactttccagaaagcgatttaaagctcggaattgaacaagaattgatatgtgcgaaagatacacatatttatacaaattccaagtatgaaacacaatgtttcataggtttggaatttgtttggtgttcgaggtgacacaggtgtcacagtctcccctactttaggaaatttcgtcctgaaatttatttctagaggaaacttgtgaagacaactgtgattgtTTCGCTTTTGAACGAATCCTCCGTTTCCCAAAGTAAAACTCTAGGTTACgcttggattcttagcgaatctgaTAACTGCCAGAATGTCCTTGTTGCAGTAACAAAACACGGGGTTTCGAACAACGGAtaggagaatgtttcctatgaagactattataggaaacttgtgtgtgctcgaaatcagagtcggagaatgcaaaataagattgacattggtcaaggtccaggacttctagcaatttaaataacgctactttcgcaatgtaataaggaacacttatatataggaagtaccagcggcgtatccaccatgccctttttacattgttcccgtctcgttattcttatcactataggtcttaacacatgacaaaacttgctgtggtttctgtgcactgaattccataattacgtatgcatccataattacgtaattccttgcacagtccgcacagttcatctcataatgtgtagggtaaaatcaatcgaataaccatgaaatgacttgactagaccaccaaaggatctttttaactagatcaatgaacgatccttttaaccagatcaacacatgatcttccttaacttgaccgttgtatgatctctttaaatagaccatttaagggatctttataactcggaaccaaataatcgttttgaatcagcactttggaatccaaggttcttacttatttgcatagaagccccttaaggatttaagacagtactttgagtatccttctgagaatctaacatatgaaaatacggaagattccaccaggacttagataacgagctttggagttacacataaacacaaaatcaccaaattatgtattcgttaatttagttattagctcgtttgtgaatttgaagtacactagaaatccaatcacggacttcaattagtactttaaaatatcctcaagaatctaactatgaagataggaagatcttataaggatttggaatttgtttctgtgatttataacattcgtattaggataaataaagaatccaattaaggacttacgatagcacctttatcaaatcaaagatttgaaatggtacttcaagtatctgattaagaattgcacctgtactttgtttcttaaaagaaactagtacttaggatttttggggagattacaaatgatcatagaataaaggaatcacacgagaagtttgttctggaaagaacatggttctttggtgtcggtattgtaggggtatgtcgacacatacacacaatcgtatcagttttggaaataaaattggaacaaccattttatttataataactgaattgtctcaaatgtcaaaagataacaaacaaaggaaatacaaaagactaattgttcactgctgcgttgtcatttgcatttgcctcgtttatgttgaatactcgtccacgtgttggatttgtattaacaagtcttgggcaattgttcctgtagtgagtaaggtcaccacagttatagcacgatccaggagGAAACTGTGCTCGAACAACGGCAGGATTTACAgcattttggttttggataacatggcgacatgtattgaccaagtgtcccaaacgcccacagtgggtacacttctgagacggtgtctgattcacatgatgacggttgcatttgttgcacaaaggtg is from Helianthus annuus cultivar XRQ/B chromosome 9, HanXRQr2.0-SUNRISE, whole genome shotgun sequence and encodes:
- the LOC110875796 gene encoding uncharacterized protein LOC110875796, coding for MRCRDVFRDHLWKKIGNGQNTYLWFDKWSNECLLYHVVTPRQLARYGFSVKSIVTEAFIDGRWDWPEEWRSQYPNLFQLQRLTLTNMQDRVLWKNSEEKLVPFTSREVWDTIRIRDQPIRWSKVVWSSYNIPKHSFMCWLIFKKKLWTQDRILKWNHVVTGSMNLMCCLLCHAGLETHEHLFFECPYSSSVWHKVRLKVDMDMIMDSWEDISEWLISRAKSKTVVSVAGRLVVAAAAYVIWSERNARFFSNRLRPPEKTADIVISTVRTKLISFKYKQNSNVKRFLEKWKMEKEEFLDED